The genomic interval CAACGAAACTGTATAATTTAAATCTGGATTGATCAGTCCTGTTGCACACATTTAATAGCAAGCGATGCCAAAGGTTAAGCAATACCGAAATCAATATAATAGTCCCCAAAAAAAAGGGGACTCAATTAAATATAAGATTTCATATACCTTGAGCGACAATTTAAAAATCCATTTTAGTTTATCCATGCACAAAAGCAGAAAATATCTAAAAATATTTTATAACTATTAATGATAGTATTACTATTTTATTCAAAAGTATCTGTATCTTTGCACTGTTATTAAAAAATCACATTATGCTTTTAGATAAAAGAATTCCTATTTCGTATATTTTCAACAAGGTGAAATTCGACTTGCTTTACGTTGTACTTGTGGGCTTGTTTATACATTACCTCACCACCACTTTTGCAAAAATGATCCCCGAAATGCCATTAACTATTCCGGCCTTTTTGGGTACAGCCATTTCCATTTTGTTATCGTTTAAAATGAGCCAATCATACGACAGATGGTGGGAAGCAAGAAAGGTTTGGGGTGCTATTGTAAATGATAGCCGAAGCTTTGTAATACAATTGCAATTATATGCAGCGGATAAAACTATTATCAAAAAAATTGCATTCCGACAAATTGCTTGGTGTTATTCTCTTGGACAATCTTTAAGAAATCAAAGCCCGTTAGAAAATATTGAACCTTTTTTAAATGAAGAAGATCTAAAAAATTTGACCAACCATCATAATAAACCTCTTGGCATTTTACACCAAAATGCACAAGAAATTAAAACATTACACTCCAAAAATGAAATTGATATTTTTGCACAAATTCAATTGGATAATACTTTGATAAGACTATGCGATGCAATGGGAAAAGCAGAAAGAATTAAAAGTACGGTTTTCCCGGCAACTTACCGCCTATTTTTACATTTTGCGATTTATTTGTTTGTTGTTATTTTATCCATTGCTCTGAAAGGTGTTGATACCTATTTTGAAATACCCTTATTGGTGGTTATTTCTATGATGTTTTTCTTGATTGAAAAATCAGCCACTCATTTGCAAGACCCCTTCAGCAATAAACCAAGCGACACATCTGTAACTGCAATCGCAAGAACAATTGAAATAAACATCAAACAATTATTAGACGAACAGGAAATTCCAAAACCATTAGAACCCAACAGTTTTTACATCAATTAATCATAAATAAACAAAATATATGCGTACTCATTCAAAGGAAACTCAAAGCAGTTTAATACCGACACTCAATATATAATAGTCCCAAAAAAGGGGGACTAAACATATTGCCGTTCGGTATTACCATTCTAAAAACTAATCCGATTCAGGCGGCGAACTATTATAGTTTAAGAATTGGTATTATAATCCAACAATAATATTATATACTAATCACATCCCCCCTGTCTGGAATCACAATATCCTCCACCCCATTATTCCTTAACAATATACTCAATGCATTCATATTGGCTTCGTCGCCATGCACAAGGCAGGTTTTGCGGGTGCTGGTAGCGTTTTCGGAAATGGCATGGCACAGGCCGTCGGCATCGGCGTGCGAGCTAAACGCATCGGTGCTGGCTATGCGGGCATATACTGCCAAGGGGCGGCCTTTTACGGTAATAGTTTGGCGGCCTTGCAACAAATCGTGGCCGAGTGTGCCGGGGGAGCAAAAACCTGCTATCAATATAGTAGCATAGTTGTTCGATATATGGTTGGCTATATGCGTTTGTATACGGCCACCCTCTACCATACCTGCAGCAGAGACTATTACACAGGGCTCGAAATAATTATCGAGCAGGAAGTTTTCTGATTGATCAGCGATGAGTTGTAGGTTGGGGAAGTTAAATAAATCGTTGAACTTATGTGCAAACTCAGCAGTTTCGGCATTGAGGTCGCTGCGGTAGCTGCTATATATATTTGTGCTTTTTATAGCCAATGGGCTATCTACAAATACTTTCACATCGGGCAACAAGCCTTTGCGGGCAAGCTTGTTCAAGGTATATATAATAGACTGGGTGCGGCCCACTGAGAATGCAGGTATAATAAGTTTGCCTCGTTGGGTTACGCAAGTGCTGGTCACATATTCCAATAGTTCGGTCTCGGGGTCTATATTAGCTCTGTGGTTTCTGCCTCCATAAGTACTTTCGGTAATCAATACATCACAAGGCGGCAATGATTCCGGGTCTTTGAGCAGTGGTGCACCGGGGCGTCCCCAATCGCCCGTAAATACCACTGATTTTTCTTTTCCGCCTTCTTCAATTTTAAGTTGCACAAATGCAGCACCCAATAAGTGTCCCGCAATGCCAAAAGTTAAAGTAACACCGGGTGCAATCTTGTATGCTTTGTGAAATGGCACGGTGGTAAACTGAGAAATAGTTTGCTTTACATTTTTCTCAGTATATAAAGGTTTGGGTGTTTGTATTTTCTTGCGGCGGTTTTTGCGATAATCGTGGTCTTGTATGCGGGCACTGTCTAATAACAGATGATATGACAGCTCGGCGGTGGCAGGGGTACAAATAATTCTACCTCCAAATCCTTGCCTTACCAAATTGGGCAAATTGCCGCTATGGTCTATATGTGCATGGCTAAGCACCACTACATCTATACTTGCAGGGTCGAAGGGAAAAGAGTTGGGTGGACTATAATGAAAATTCTTTTGCTGCTCGTAGTCGAGTCCACAATCGAGGAGAATTTTATAGCCGTTGTCTAAAGTAAGAAGGTGCATGCTGCCTGTTACTTGGCGAGCTGCACCACAAAAAGTTATTTGCATTTAATGGGTATTTACCTCACCCCAAACACATTTTTATATTATATAAGAAGGTGAAAGGGTGTTTAATTATTATTTTATCAATTTCTGTTTGTCCTGTTGCGTATGCTATATATTATAATTGAAACAGTAGAGCATATTTTTGCTTGCAACATTTGATGAACCAAATGCAAAGATACGACTTTAAATGCCTTTGCCAAGCAAGAGCGGAATGGTATAGCCAGAAGTGGAAGGAAAGCATCTTTGTACTTCCTTATCTGCAAAGGGCTAGTGCGGTATGAGGATTAGAGATTAATGCTTGAGAAAAATTAAACCAAACCATAATTCGCGGCCCATTTTTGCCATGAATACAGATGCCAAATGCCCCAATAATCCACAAATTTATCATTATAAAAATCGGAAACAATCTCTTTCAATACGCCTTGATCAATAAATTCACTCCCATAAAATGGTTTATTTAAAATACAATGTATTACATCTTCTTTTAATTCATTTTTCAACCATACATCAATTGGTATTGAAAATCCTTTTTTGGGCAAATCAATTAGTTCTTTGCTCACAAACTTATTCAATAATTTCCTAAGTACTAATTTGGCAGTTGTATGCGTAATTCCATATTTTGGAATGATAGTATTGCTAAATTCTATAACTTCTTTGTCCAGAAAAGGAACCCGCACTTCAAGACTATTAGCCATGCTCATTAAATCTACTTTCCTTAGAGTTCGCTGCATGTGGGCATCAAATTCATTTTTCTTTAAATATAATAGTGCGTTTTGTTTATTGGCAGGTCCCTTAAATTTATAAACTTCATACATCTCAGCAGAAAAACGGGTACTGCTCATAAGTTTATCCAGCTTCGTAAAATGTGTTTGTTTATATATAATCCAGTCTTCAAAATTATCAAACAATTCTACTCCAACAGAAATATTTCTTTTGAATTTTCTAAATATTGGAGCCGCTATTTTTCTTAAAAACAAAGGCCATTTAAACCAATACAAATGTTCTAATGATTTCAAAAAACGAGGGTATCCCCAAAAAAGTTCATCTCCGCCATCGCCTGAAAGCATAACCGTGGCAAACTCCTTGGCCTTTTTCGTAATTAAGTAAGTGGGTAAACTACTATAATCTCCGAATGGTTCGCATAATCCTTTAAAATGCAATTCTAAGCAATTTAGGATTTCTGTTTCATCTATAGTTTCTATTACCTGCTTAATTTTTATCTGAGCAGCCATTTTCTGTGCTGCTTCGCTTTCATTATGGTTTTCATCATCAACACCAATAGTGTATGCTTGTATGTCGTTATTATGCTGTTTGCACAAAGCTGCAACTAAGGGACTATCTATGCCTCCGCTAAAAAAAGTTGCCACAGGTACATCTGCATGTAACTGATTTTTGATGACCTTGGAAAAAACAGATTCAAATTGCTCAACCACTTCTTTACTTGTTTCGTCCAATTTAGGATTAACATTCCATGAAAAATATTTTGTTTTTGATTCGATTTTTGCTTGTTCAATACTCCATGTAACAATCTGGCTAGGTTCTACTTGGAAAATATTTTTAAAAATCGTATTCGGTGGTTGCATATAACCTAAACCGAAGTATTCTTTCATAATTTCTGGCCTAAGTTCTTTATTAGAAAATTGTGGATGACAAAATATTTGATCAAACTGCGACCCGAAGATTATACCGTGATTATGAATTCCATAAAATAGAGGTTTAATACCTGCAAAATCACGTATTAAATGAACAAGACTATTCTGAATATCATAAATACTAATTGCAAACATACCATTGAGTTCATTTGCAAATTCTTCAAGGGTAACTCGCTCAATAAGATGGGCTAATATCTCAGAGTCGGACGAGGAACGTAAATCTTCATCAGCTATATTATATTTTTTTTGAATTTCTTTATAATTGTATATTTCTCCGTTGAAAATTATAATAAACTTGCCGGAAGGGCTTGAAAGAGGCTGTTTACCATTCTCCGATAAATCTATAATTGATAACCTATTAAAACCAAGTTGGCAATTCTTGTCATTCCAGTATCCTTGCTGGTCGGGGCCTCTTTTAATGCTTAAATTCAATAACTGCAGAAATGATTCTTTTGAAATTAAATCTCTACTGGCCTCACCTAAAAATCCACACATATTAACACGGGTACAAATTAAACTATTGAACTAAAAACAATTTGTTGCAAAAATAAGACCCGCACTTGGTAAATCCATTACATTTTTAATATCCCAATCATTCTATAATCCAGTATTTCATTTCTAAACAAAACGGTACAAATTAAGGGTGATCTATTATTATTTTATCAATCGTAGTTTCACCATTTGCATACATTATATATAATAAATGTATACCGTTAGGCAAGTTATCAATAAGCAAATTTGACTTACCTGATAAAAATGCCTGTTTATAAATTGGTTTGCCCATTATATCAAATATTTGAATACTAGCTGAATACTTTAAATCAACAAACAGCTCTTTCTGAGCAGGGCAAGGGAAGATATTTGGGATTGCGGAGATAGGATCGGAGATATTTGTATTGGTGGAAAAGGAAATTTCATCCACATAAAAAGAAATGTTTTTTTTACCTACTGCATTGCTTGGATAATCGAAAGCGATATGGCACCTTGTGGGCAATACAGTATCAGTATATAAAATATTAAATGCTTGCTCTACCCAACCTGCTTGAGTGTAGCCAAAAGAGTTGAACCCACTGCCTACTGTTTTCCAATTGCCGTTGGTATCTAAAGCATAAAATATGACCGTAGCACTGGCACCGTTTCCTTCTTCACTAAAACTAGTAAAAAAACGCAAACTTGTTGGTCTACCTTTGAAAGGGAAAGTGTTTTGCAAAGTTTCTTCAGTATACATATTATTTGTGGAATCAACTATCATTTGCACACTATAATTCCCCCTTGCCGCATAGTTGCTTTTTCGCACCATACCTTGGTAGCCATTGTTGAAGAGTGTATCGGTTTTAAATGCCGTCCATTTACTGGGCAGTTGATGGCCTTGCATAAGGGTATCATAGTCTTGCCAATTTTCAAAACCTGAATTGGGTATCAGCGTTTGGGCAAATGATTGGCTACAGAAAAGTATTATATATAATAATAGGAAGGAAATGCGAGACATAGGAACAAAGATAGTATGGGTAGGTGATATTGTCTGCAATATGTGCGGCTGCAGATAGACTAGTATAGTTTTCATACTGAGTTTAAGTTTGCAATTTAAAATTTATCGCCCCACTGAAAATAATTCCCAGTAAGGCGTTTTTGGGTACAATCGCTACCGGCGGAGAACATATATCCCAATCCAATATTTATTTTACTGATGCCATCATGTTTTTTATTAATATCTACCCCATCAAGATAATTGCTTGAAGATATATAATAGGAATAATTTGAACGGAAAATAAACCTGCCCAAAGCCATTTTAAAACCCACCCCTGTAACAAACCAATAATTATAACCAGTGTTTGCTTTTTGGATATCGGGGTTTATGCTAATCCAATTATCAGAAACATTGAGTTTTTGCACACCTGCACTTAGTATAATAACTGGTGTAAAACTGCTACCCATCATAGCAGGGTGAAATTTGATTAAATGATATTCATCCACTAAAGCAATTTCTTGATACTTATTTTTGAAATTTGCAACGGTTGGCATCGAAGTATTATCTTGGTTTTGTCCACCAAGCACACCAAAACCAATACTGGCACCGAAAGCGTTTTTCGGTGTAGTAAAAAGCCCGCCTACGCTGTGTTGTGAGCCTTTAAATTTTGAGGACGTATTATATTCTCCTTTGTATAAATTCATTGAATATCCATAGTTCATTTCAAATAATTGAGCTTTTGAATAGGTAATCAAAAAAAGTTGAATAAATAATATATATAATACTTTTTTCATTTCTTTTTATTATAATCCTAAAAAATAATCATACCCTTGTTCGGCCCAAAAATCTGCTGGCCGTGTATTGCTAAAAAATATACTTCCGATTCGTTTAATATGTTTCACCCCATATTTTACTGGAATAATTAATCTGAGGGGATAACCTTGGTCCAAAGGTAGGGTTTTCCCATTCATTTCATAGCATAATATTGTTTGTGGGTGAACAGCACTTGGCATATCTATTCCTACATAGTAACGTTTGTCGGGAGTTATCATTCCTACATATTCCATTTGTGTTTCACTATCAAGTTTATAATATTTGGTAAAGTCAGAAAATTTCGCACCGCCCCAGTGGGTAATTTGGTTCCACCCCTCCACACATTTAAAATCGAACACGATTTCTGTTTTGGGAAGTTTCTTTATTTCATCTAATGTTATATAAACTGTATCTCCACTTTTACGAACTACTCTTAGTTTCCAATTTGGGTCGAGTGGTGTTTCAATACCATCCCATCCATTCACACGAACTTTTTTTTCTGCTTTTTCTACAGGGTATGTTTTTACCAAATTGTTTTGACTCACCAAAGGTTTAAAAATTTTCTCGTTTTGTATCAGCATTTTTCGCAAAGGTTTCAGTGCTCCATCCACCTCGGGCTGGGCATACAACCATTGCCATGCAAAATAGGCAATGCCTGTCATGGCAAAAAAGACTAGGAAAGATATAATAGTCCTATTCCTAATCTTCTTCTTGCTCCAGATTTGTTCTTTCATTTTCTTTTGGTTTTAACCTTTTTGTTTCAAACCCTGTTATCATACTTCTAAAATTATTCCACCCTGCTATAATAACTTGTATAATATGTATCAAAAAAAACAGGGCAAATAAAATGGTAATAATAAAATGTTCAATATGTGCAGCCTCATAACCTCCACAAGCTGCACAAAGCCAATTAAGTTGTGTAGGCTTATAGATAGCGAGTCCCGTTATTATCATCAGAAATCCCATCATGATAACACCCGTGTATGCAATACGTTGGGCTGCATTATATTTTTTTTGAGGAGGCAATCCTTTTTTGATATGCAAATCGTGAAGTAAGACTTGCCATGCTTCTTTCAATGCTTTGCGGTGGGGAAAAATAAGTTTATACTCTTTGGAAAAAATTAAATATAAAAAATATATAATCCCATTTATGAGAAATAACCACATAAAAGTAAAATG from Bacteroidota bacterium carries:
- a CDS encoding molybdopterin-dependent oxidoreductase, which encodes MKEQIWSKKKIRNRTIISFLVFFAMTGIAYFAWQWLYAQPEVDGALKPLRKMLIQNEKIFKPLVSQNNLVKTYPVEKAEKKVRVNGWDGIETPLDPNWKLRVVRKSGDTVYITLDEIKKLPKTEIVFDFKCVEGWNQITHWGGAKFSDFTKYYKLDSETQMEYVGMITPDKRYYVGIDMPSAVHPQTILCYEMNGKTLPLDQGYPLRLIIPVKYGVKHIKRIGSIFFSNTRPADFWAEQGYDYFLGL
- the asnB gene encoding asparagine synthase (glutamine-hydrolyzing) is translated as MCGFLGEASRDLISKESFLQLLNLSIKRGPDQQGYWNDKNCQLGFNRLSIIDLSENGKQPLSSPSGKFIIIFNGEIYNYKEIQKKYNIADEDLRSSSDSEILAHLIERVTLEEFANELNGMFAISIYDIQNSLVHLIRDFAGIKPLFYGIHNHGIIFGSQFDQIFCHPQFSNKELRPEIMKEYFGLGYMQPPNTIFKNIFQVEPSQIVTWSIEQAKIESKTKYFSWNVNPKLDETSKEVVEQFESVFSKVIKNQLHADVPVATFFSGGIDSPLVAALCKQHNNDIQAYTIGVDDENHNESEAAQKMAAQIKIKQVIETIDETEILNCLELHFKGLCEPFGDYSSLPTYLITKKAKEFATVMLSGDGGDELFWGYPRFLKSLEHLYWFKWPLFLRKIAAPIFRKFKRNISVGVELFDNFEDWIIYKQTHFTKLDKLMSSTRFSAEMYEVYKFKGPANKQNALLYLKKNEFDAHMQRTLRKVDLMSMANSLEVRVPFLDKEVIEFSNTIIPKYGITHTTAKLVLRKLLNKFVSKELIDLPKKGFSIPIDVWLKNELKEDVIHCILNKPFYGSEFIDQGVLKEIVSDFYNDKFVDYWGIWHLYSWQKWAANYGLV
- a CDS encoding T9SS type A sorting domain-containing protein, whose protein sequence is MSRISFLLLYIILFCSQSFAQTLIPNSGFENWQDYDTLMQGHQLPSKWTAFKTDTLFNNGYQGMVRKSNYAARGNYSVQMIVDSTNNMYTEETLQNTFPFKGRPTSLRFFTSFSEEGNGASATVIFYALDTNGNWKTVGSGFNSFGYTQAGWVEQAFNILYTDTVLPTRCHIAFDYPSNAVGKKNISFYVDEISFSTNTNISDPISAIPNIFPCPAQKELFVDLKYSASIQIFDIMGKPIYKQAFLSGKSNLLIDNLPNGIHLLYIMYANGETTIDKIIIDHP
- a CDS encoding bestrophin family ion channel, which produces MLLDKRIPISYIFNKVKFDLLYVVLVGLFIHYLTTTFAKMIPEMPLTIPAFLGTAISILLSFKMSQSYDRWWEARKVWGAIVNDSRSFVIQLQLYAADKTIIKKIAFRQIAWCYSLGQSLRNQSPLENIEPFLNEEDLKNLTNHHNKPLGILHQNAQEIKTLHSKNEIDIFAQIQLDNTLIRLCDAMGKAERIKSTVFPATYRLFLHFAIYLFVVILSIALKGVDTYFEIPLLVVISMMFFLIEKSATHLQDPFSNKPSDTSVTAIARTIEINIKQLLDEQEIPKPLEPNSFYIN
- a CDS encoding MBL fold metallo-hydrolase, with the translated sequence MQITFCGAARQVTGSMHLLTLDNGYKILLDCGLDYEQQKNFHYSPPNSFPFDPASIDVVVLSHAHIDHSGNLPNLVRQGFGGRIICTPATAELSYHLLLDSARIQDHDYRKNRRKKIQTPKPLYTEKNVKQTISQFTTVPFHKAYKIAPGVTLTFGIAGHLLGAAFVQLKIEEGGKEKSVVFTGDWGRPGAPLLKDPESLPPCDVLITESTYGGRNHRANIDPETELLEYVTSTCVTQRGKLIIPAFSVGRTQSIIYTLNKLARKGLLPDVKVFVDSPLAIKSTNIYSSYRSDLNAETAEFAHKFNDLFNFPNLQLIADQSENFLLDNYFEPCVIVSAAGMVEGGRIQTHIANHISNNYATILIAGFCSPGTLGHDLLQGRQTITVKGRPLAVYARIASTDAFSSHADADGLCHAISENATSTRKTCLVHGDEANMNALSILLRNNGVEDIVIPDRGDVISI
- a CDS encoding cytochrome b/b6 domain-containing protein, giving the protein MENKKVIHKHPLAIRWLHWINFPLLAVMIWSGLLIYYANRVYKIDIGTTTIIKFFPEWFYDALGMRRRLAEGMSLHFTFMWLFLINGIIYFLYLIFSKEYKLIFPHRKALKEAWQVLLHDLHIKKGLPPQKKYNAAQRIAYTGVIMMGFLMIITGLAIYKPTQLNWLCAACGGYEAAHIEHFIITILFALFFLIHIIQVIIAGWNNFRSMITGFETKRLKPKENERTNLEQEED